A region of the Zootoca vivipara chromosome 3, rZooViv1.1, whole genome shotgun sequence genome:
GAGAAATGGTGATCACTCTCAGTCTTCGGTGGCTCAGTCACCTCTGCCCTCTAGTTTGGCCTGTAGTCCTCTACTTTCAGCCCacctgctctgcctctgcctagTTGGCCATCCAAAGGAGAAAGTGGCCCTAGTGCCACACTTAGGTGGGTGTGTTAGAATCAATGTAAAGAACAACCTTAAAGTATTTGAAATAAATTTATTCTGAAACTTGGAAGGAACGTGATTTTTTTCTCAAAGcgtatacattttattttattttttaaaaagaaattacttcTGAGGCCAGGGATATTGTTATGCCTGCTCCTGGTCTGCTGTTGTTGGCTCTGATGTGTCTTCAGTATCCTTTAAAGCCCTCTCAAGAAACATACAGAAGGGTTCAAAGGCTTTCTGCCTCTTCCAGCTTCCAACAATGAGGAATACAAAAggaatgctgctgctggtgcaaGAATCCAGTAACAGAGCAGTAGATGTCAACAGAAACCAGTCCATTGATTGAACCCAAAATGAAATAGTATGAAGTAATCTAACTGGGATGCTGAGAAGCAGAAGTAGAATAGCTATGATTACAATGGTGATGTCAAGTCTTGCTAGAGGATTTTGCTGTGTTCTTCGCCTTTTGATACAAATGGCCAAAGTGAAGAACAACaagctgggggaaaaaatgatgacttcCATGATGATTTCCACTATAGTTGCAATTGTACAGGTGGTATTGTCATAATTAATGAGTTTGAATCTTGGATAGCAGGAAAAATATACCATAAGTGACTCCAGGCCAGAAACCACCCACAAAATCGCACACATTGTGACAGAGAAATTATTGAACCGGTGATGTTGCCACCAGACTGGGAAATAGACAGTGAGAAACCTTTCAGCGGTAAGAGCTGTGAAGATATATAAGGTGGTGTCATAAGCAAAAATATGAAGCATCTCCAGTAGACGTTGGAGTACTAATGGGGTTGTCATTTCTCCGATATAAAAAGCAGCCACTTCAAGGTTGCACACAATTATAATAAGATTTGAAAAGgtcacatttaaaaaatatgggCCTAACTTTGGCTTGTTGATCTTGCAGCAGTAAAGGCACAAGACAATTGCATTAGCTATTAATCCAACAATGCAGATGGGAACAGATGCATTCAGACTGTTTAATTTGAAATAGTATGGAGCCGGTATGTATTTGACCATTTTCTTGGGGGTACCAGCAGTGTGGGAAGACAAGGTGCTTGCTTTTGCCATCATGAGATTATTGATGTATTCCATTTTTCTTCTCAACCTATAGAAATCACATATAATTTGTAATTATTAAAGTATTGAATTTTTCAGTATTCCACTTCCCAAATTCTGGCAGAGAATTTCCAATTTTGAATTTATGCTCTCCCTTGTTTGGCTGCTTGTAATAGGTGGATATCAGaattcatcccccaccccccatgaggAATGGTTGCAGTGTTCAGGACTTTTTACTTTAGCAAAAATATGAGTAAGGGGTGACTTAAGTGACTCAGTTAATCTTAGAAAATTCAGAGATGAATTCATGCGAATGCTTAGTTTAAGTGGGACAAAGCACTATCCTATGGTAGAATACTCAAAGAAAGAATTTGAAAATAGCTGATGCTGTTGCTGGTACTGATTCCACCTTTCACTGTCAGAGACATGGCTCCTTCTCGCCTCCCTCTGTCCCTGACAGCCACCCCCTTCCCCAATTCGGAAAGCCATGCAAAGCCCGCTTCCTCTCTTCCATGAGCATCGCGCAGACCTCTCCCCAGCTCCGTCACCCCGCCTGCTTCTCATTGCTTCCTCCACCATTTCCCGTGCTCCAGCCTCACGCATATCAGTCCACCCCCCCATACCACCTCACAGCCGCCTCACAACATGGTTGGTGCAATCGACTAAGTTGCACCCAGTTATCAAACCATCAATCACGATCGAcgggttggacatgcctgatttaaagcatttcCTGGTTGCTTCTGCAGCAGACTACTTTCCAAAGCATAAGTAGTAGTAGGAAggctgggcaacttccaacaaaatattaaaaatacaataaaacatcagacattcacaacttccctaaacagggttgtcttcagaaaactgaaggcggccctgtttagggaagtttttaatgtttgatgctgtactgtttttaatattcggttggaagctgcccagagtggctggggaaacccagccagatgggcggggaataaataataataataataataataataataataataataataataaaaattattattattattatttcttttaaaagtcagatagttgtttatttccttgacatctgatcagagggcgttccacaaggcgggcaccactaccgagaaggccctctgcctggttccctgtaacttcgcttctcgcagtgagggaaccgccagacggccctcagagctggacctcagtgtctgggcagaaggatgggggtggagacgctccttcaggtgtactgggccaaggccgtttagggctttaaaggtcaacaccaatactttgaatagtgcttggaaacatactgggagctaatgttggtctttcaagaccggtgttatgtggtctcggtggctgctcccagtcaacagtctagctgccgcattctggattagttggagtttctgggtcaccttcaaaggtagccccacgtagagtgcattgcagtaatccaagcgggagataaccagagcatgcactactcttatgagacagtccatgggcaggtagggtctcagcctgtgtacctgatggagctggtagacagctgccctggacacagaattgagctGTACCTCCATGGActgctgtgagtctaaaatgactcccaggctgcacacctggtccttcaggggcacagttgccctattcagaaccagggagtccacCACACCCGCCTGCCCCGTGCCcctcaaaaacagtacttctgtcttgtcaggattcaacctcaatctgttagccactaCCCATCCttcaactgcctccaggcactcatacAGGACCTTCAGCGCCTTCACTgattccgatttaaaagagaggtagagctgggtatcatccgcatactgatgaacacccagcccaaaccccctgatgatctctcccagcagctccatatagatgttaaaaagcatgacggagaggatggaaccctgaggcactccacaagtgagagcccaggggtctgaacactcatcccccaccaccactttctggacacagcccagaagcaaagagcagaaccactgtataacagtgttCCCAGCTCCCAACTTCTCTAGACGGtgcagaaggatgttatggtcgattttatcaaaggctgctgagagatccagcagaactaggaaacagctttcaccttggTCCCTTgcctgctggagatcatcaacaagtgcgaccaaggcagtttcagtcccatgatgagaccTGAAttccgattggaagggatccaaatggtctgcatcctccaggaTGAGTGACtttttctgcaaaaaaactttgcaaaatcattgcaggagatcttggggtcttgcCAGGGCCCGGTGGCAAAGGTGGTtctgctaaattgtgaaccacctgaaagagtctcctgctgctgttttctgcagatccaATAGACGTGGTGAAGAAAGTCCTCTTTGCCGTAGTTATCGCCACTTGGCAGGCTCAgcgttgagctctaacctgtgtctggtccaattcagaatgagttttctgccaccagcgctctagctgtctcagtgattgtttcatcacccttagctctggggaaaaccacggggctgtccgggctccatgcaatcggagagggcacttcggagccagacagtcaatagccctggttaactcctcATTACAGCaggtcaccagggaatcagctgaaagtccatcaacatgggataaaacaccccctaccactctctggaaaccatttggatccattaagtggcaggggcggaccatccaaatcggtcACACCTCCCTgtagaggggaagggttgcggaaaAGTCCAgatgcaccaggaagtgatctgaccatggcacttcttttgtttcacttttacttagtgtcagatcacccacatcaatagaggtgaacaccaggtctaaaGCATGTccacggctatgagttgggccaaacttattgagggacagccccatggaggccatgctttccacgaagtcctgagcggccccttgtaaggctgtgttggcatggatgttaaaatcccctaggtaGGACAACCAaactgaagcagctcgggcagggaatccttggtgcagcggggaggttggtacaccaaaaggaatcctgtactgcccctattgcccaacctccaaaacatgcactcagaaaactgggtcttc
Encoded here:
- the LOC118082739 gene encoding proto-oncogene Mas-like, translated to MAKASTLSSHTAGTPKKMVKYIPAPYYFKLNSLNASVPICIVGLIANAIVLCLYCCKINKPKLGPYFLNVTFSNLIIIVCNLEVAAFYIGEMTTPLVLQRLLEMLHIFAYDTTLYIFTALTAERFLTVYFPVWWQHHRFNNFSVTMCAILWVVSGLESLMVYFSCYPRFKLINYDNTTCTIATIVEIIMEVIIFSPSLLFFTLAICIKRRRTQQNPLARLDITIVIIAILLLLLSIPVRLLHTISFWVQSMDWFLLTSTALLLDSCTSSSIPFVFLIVGSWKRQKAFEPFCMFLERALKDTEDTSEPTTADQEQA